Proteins from one Candidatus Margulisiibacteriota bacterium genomic window:
- the ribH gene encoding 6,7-dimethyl-8-ribityllumazine synthase, with protein sequence MQEITGKYEAAELKIALVVSRFNELISQKLLDGALDCLGRHGFAEKNGVVAWVPGALELSVVAKQLAASGKYNAVIALGAVIQGETAHFDIVAAESAKGLTLASLETGVPVVNGVLTTATTEQALARAGVKSGNKGFEAALTAIEMADLLKQLK encoded by the coding sequence TGAAGATCGCTTTGGTGGTCAGCCGTTTCAACGAATTGATCTCTCAAAAATTGCTGGATGGCGCGCTGGACTGCTTGGGCCGTCACGGTTTTGCTGAGAAAAACGGCGTGGTGGCCTGGGTGCCCGGCGCTTTGGAATTGTCAGTCGTGGCCAAACAGCTGGCCGCTTCCGGCAAATACAACGCGGTGATCGCGCTGGGCGCGGTGATCCAGGGTGAGACGGCGCATTTTGATATCGTGGCCGCGGAGTCCGCCAAGGGACTCACCCTGGCCTCTTTGGAGACTGGCGTGCCGGTGGTGAACGGCGTGCTGACCACGGCGACGACCGAGCAGGCGCTGGCGCGTGCCGGCGTGAAATCCGGCAACAAAGGTTTTGAAGCGGCGCTGACGGCGATCGAGATGGCCGATTTGTTGAAGCAATTAAAATA